A single window of Halobacillus naozhouensis DNA harbors:
- a CDS encoding PH domain-containing protein encodes MNAPRKQISKRALSLWRVHGGISTGISVLVAIAVIILTNLFSWPIWPSLVIGAVILLEMIFSIWLIPSIRWERIRYEVREQEIDYQYGLFIVKRTLIPMVRVQHVDTEQGPLLRKYRLATISISTAATVHKIPALDETEAENLRHSISSLARVAEDDV; translated from the coding sequence ATGAATGCACCTAGAAAGCAAATCTCTAAACGTGCCCTTTCATTGTGGAGGGTGCATGGGGGTATCAGCACGGGGATCAGTGTCCTCGTAGCTATTGCGGTTATCATTTTAACTAACTTGTTTTCATGGCCTATCTGGCCAAGTCTTGTGATTGGGGCAGTTATCCTGTTAGAAATGATCTTTTCCATCTGGCTGATCCCTTCGATCAGATGGGAGCGGATTAGATATGAAGTGAGAGAACAGGAAATAGACTATCAATACGGTCTATTTATTGTGAAACGCACGTTAATACCAATGGTTCGTGTCCAGCATGTTGATACAGAGCAAGGACCATTGCTGCGCAAATACCGGCTGGCCACGATTAGTATTTCCACCGCTGCCACTGTACATAAAATACCAGCACTGGATGAAACAGAAGCCGAAAATCTCAGGCACTCGATTTCATCACTAGCACGGGTGGCTGAAGATGATGTCTGA
- a CDS encoding PH domain-containing protein → MMSEPKRLHPISAVLNFAKGLKEAILPIVAIFFFNGNGGDGFLAWLPLILSGAFLLIILLAGFLKWLRFSYWIDEGELRIEHGLLFRKKRYIPLERIQSLDFSEGILHRPFQLVKVSIETAASSGLEAEAVLTAIKRVDAKELEKTIYEGKSEQSSFENDAEMPEENDRSLVYQMSTKDIILMAVTSGGAGVVISGVAVFLSQFTEFLPIEAIYEEVVDWLQFGIFIVGILAAFVLVIAYGVAVILTVLRFGNFSVFHDGDDLVITRGLLEKKQVTIPLNRIQGIRIDENLIRQPLGYATVSIISAGGSIKGGDEQQFKVLPFIKRKQIETVLTGILPQYALDVSPERPPKRSKLRYVIRCLWLPLLVSIAVSVFFWPLGLLSLLIIPALIGLGLLNYRDAGWNIREKQLMLSNRFITKQTYFVKKHRIQSCGYSMSIPEQRSRLSSIEVMVKTGAGKTRARCLYLDENDTKTIMKWFQT, encoded by the coding sequence ATGATGTCTGAACCGAAACGCCTTCATCCCATTTCAGCTGTCCTTAATTTTGCAAAAGGGTTAAAAGAAGCGATTCTGCCGATCGTGGCGATCTTCTTTTTTAATGGGAATGGCGGTGATGGGTTTCTTGCCTGGCTGCCGCTTATCCTATCAGGAGCATTTTTATTGATAATATTACTGGCTGGTTTTCTGAAATGGCTTCGTTTTTCTTATTGGATTGATGAAGGGGAGCTGCGAATCGAGCATGGGTTACTGTTTCGGAAAAAACGTTATATCCCGCTGGAACGCATTCAAAGTCTGGATTTCTCAGAGGGCATTTTGCATAGGCCTTTTCAGCTTGTCAAAGTATCGATCGAAACGGCTGCTTCCTCTGGTTTAGAGGCTGAAGCGGTACTAACCGCAATCAAACGAGTGGACGCGAAAGAGCTTGAGAAAACCATTTATGAAGGAAAATCGGAGCAGTCGTCATTTGAAAACGATGCAGAAATGCCAGAGGAAAATGACCGTTCCCTCGTTTACCAGATGAGTACTAAAGACATAATCCTTATGGCTGTAACGTCTGGTGGTGCTGGCGTGGTGATATCAGGAGTTGCTGTCTTCCTATCACAGTTTACCGAATTTTTACCGATTGAAGCCATTTATGAGGAGGTCGTGGACTGGCTGCAATTTGGTATATTCATTGTGGGGATCCTAGCGGCGTTTGTTTTGGTCATCGCCTATGGAGTAGCTGTAATTTTAACGGTTCTGCGTTTTGGAAACTTTTCTGTTTTTCATGACGGAGATGATTTAGTTATTACTCGTGGACTACTGGAAAAGAAGCAAGTCACGATCCCGCTGAATCGAATTCAGGGAATCAGAATTGATGAGAACTTGATCAGGCAGCCTTTAGGGTACGCTACGGTGTCGATCATTAGTGCCGGGGGATCGATTAAGGGAGGGGACGAGCAGCAGTTTAAGGTACTTCCTTTTATTAAGCGTAAACAAATCGAAACCGTGCTGACTGGCATTTTACCTCAGTATGCGCTTGATGTTTCTCCTGAAAGGCCTCCAAAGCGTTCCAAACTGCGTTATGTTATCAGATGTTTATGGTTACCTTTGCTCGTTTCAATTGCAGTGAGTGTGTTTTTCTGGCCGCTGGGCTTACTGTCGTTACTTATAATTCCTGCCCTTATTGGTCTGGGATTGTTAAATTATCGTGATGCGGGCTGGAATATTCGTGAAAAACAATTAATGCTTAGTAATCGGTTCATTACGAAGCAAACTTATTTTGTGAAAAAGCATCGCATTCAATCATGTGGGTATTCCATGTCAATTCCTGAACAGCGCAGCAGACTTTCTTCCATTGAGGTTATGGTCAAGACCGGGGCTGGGAAGACAAGGGCGCGTTGTCTTTACCTGGATGAAAATGATACGAAAACCATTATGAAGTGGTTTCAAACTTAA
- a CDS encoding NCS2 family permease, whose protein sequence is MLKMFRLQENNTTVRTELLAGLTTFLTMVYIVVVNPAILSAAGLPFEQVFMATVIAAIIGTLIMALAANYPIAIAPGMGMNAYFVTEVVQQDVSYSVILGTVFLAGILFVILSLTRLREILIMAIPPSLKYGITSGIGLFIAFLGLRMSGIIVASESTLVTMGDLTAPGTVLTIVGLFVTLGLIARRVTGALFIGMAITALLGVFTGQLEFEQGFTSVPPAPVFWDIDIAGVFSNGLYTVIFAFLLVTIFDTTGTMIGVAEQAGFIRKDGSLPRARAALMADATATTAGAMFGTSPSSAYIESSSGVAAGGRTGLTTVVVAGLFFISIFFSPLVGAVSSLSAITAPVLIIVGCFMMEGLAKINWQAFDEAFPAFIIILSMPLTSSIATGIAFGFISYPLLKIMSGRAKDVHWILYLFGFIFILQMIFFPGH, encoded by the coding sequence ATGTTGAAGATGTTTCGTTTACAAGAAAACAATACAACCGTCCGCACAGAGCTGCTGGCAGGTCTGACTACGTTTCTGACTATGGTTTACATCGTTGTCGTTAATCCGGCAATTCTATCAGCTGCTGGTTTGCCATTTGAGCAAGTCTTTATGGCGACTGTCATTGCGGCGATTATTGGTACGTTAATTATGGCACTTGCTGCCAACTATCCAATTGCTATTGCACCAGGAATGGGCATGAATGCTTACTTTGTAACAGAAGTTGTTCAGCAGGATGTCAGCTACTCCGTAATTTTAGGTACCGTTTTCCTGGCAGGAATCTTATTTGTCATCTTAAGTTTAACGAGGTTAAGAGAAATCCTGATTATGGCCATTCCTCCTTCGCTCAAATATGGAATTACGTCTGGGATTGGTCTTTTTATTGCCTTTTTAGGGCTGCGTATGTCAGGAATTATTGTTGCAAGTGAATCAACATTGGTGACAATGGGGGATTTAACGGCACCTGGGACCGTGTTAACGATTGTCGGTTTATTTGTCACACTTGGTCTCATTGCCCGTCGTGTAACAGGAGCGCTATTTATTGGCATGGCCATAACAGCCTTGTTGGGTGTATTTACCGGCCAGCTTGAGTTTGAGCAGGGTTTCACTTCTGTACCGCCAGCACCTGTATTTTGGGATATTGATATAGCGGGTGTTTTTAGTAATGGACTTTATACGGTTATTTTTGCTTTTTTACTCGTGACCATTTTTGATACGACAGGAACGATGATTGGCGTTGCAGAGCAAGCTGGTTTTATCCGGAAAGATGGCAGCCTGCCGAGAGCACGAGCGGCTTTGATGGCTGATGCCACTGCCACCACCGCTGGTGCTATGTTTGGAACCAGTCCTTCCTCTGCTTATATTGAATCCTCTTCTGGTGTGGCTGCAGGAGGAAGAACGGGGTTAACCACCGTTGTAGTGGCAGGGTTATTTTTCATTTCTATCTTTTTCTCTCCACTGGTAGGAGCGGTTTCCAGCTTGTCCGCGATCACAGCGCCTGTATTGATTATCGTTGGCTGCTTTATGATGGAAGGGTTAGCAAAGATTAACTGGCAGGCGTTTGATGAAGCATTTCCGGCCTTTATAATTATCTTATCGATGCCGCTTACTTCTAGCATCGCAACCGGTATTGCTTTTGGATTTATTTCTTATCCACTCTTGAAAATCATGTCTGGAAGAGCGAAAGATGTTCACTGGATTCTGTACCTATTCGGTTTTATATTCATCTTACAAATGATCTTCTTCCCTGGCCATTAA
- a CDS encoding spore germination protein, producing the protein MGFFKKFLVGKSEQGNKQDELITSEQPQKPHYAQPQQMSSSARLSENIDYLFSQCKQTGDLKVRALDDGRAALVFYETLVDHEKMQNKIFSPIEMGHVERIPDVPNSREITNLDEALKKLLSGHVLYFEEDSTRITYFAVTSSFNRNVDEPVNEKVVRGSHEGFVENIKTNINLVRKRIEDKNLVVKYLKIGKKTNTNIAIVYMDGLADMDIVRKIEQRINDISVDMVQSPGFIEEFIEDSTSSPFPQMLNTERPDRVSANIMEGRIAVLAEGSPTSLIAPSTFFMFYQSPDDYNMRWFTGTFIRLIRLTSFLIAIGLPAFYIAVVSFHFEVIPDDLIIPVKNSINQIAYPPLVEALVMVIIIELIREAGIRLPSPVGQTIGIVGGLVIGDAVVRAGLISNLMIIVVALTAIASFVVPSNELSTTLRLLTFPLIFLAGTLGFVGIMFGLLFIAIHLTKLESFGVPYFAPIAPLSFKDLKDTFVRIPLYKMNKRPKGARPAKRKAMEESREWKKNEQSK; encoded by the coding sequence ATGGGATTCTTTAAAAAATTTCTAGTTGGAAAAAGTGAGCAAGGTAACAAGCAAGATGAATTAATAACATCTGAACAACCTCAGAAGCCACATTACGCTCAACCTCAACAGATGAGCTCATCTGCTCGATTATCAGAAAATATCGACTACCTTTTTTCACAGTGCAAACAGACAGGTGATTTAAAGGTTAGAGCCTTAGATGACGGTCGTGCAGCTCTGGTGTTCTACGAGACTCTCGTTGATCATGAAAAAATGCAAAACAAAATATTTTCTCCCATTGAAATGGGACATGTTGAACGGATACCGGATGTTCCTAATTCCAGAGAAATCACAAATTTAGATGAAGCTTTAAAAAAATTGTTAAGCGGCCATGTGCTGTATTTTGAAGAAGACAGCACACGAATTACTTATTTCGCCGTGACCTCGTCTTTTAATCGTAATGTAGATGAACCGGTTAATGAAAAAGTGGTCCGAGGCTCACATGAAGGCTTTGTCGAGAACATTAAAACCAATATCAATTTAGTTCGCAAGCGTATTGAAGATAAGAACTTGGTCGTTAAATATTTGAAAATCGGAAAGAAAACGAATACGAATATTGCTATTGTGTACATGGATGGGCTTGCTGATATGGATATTGTTCGTAAAATTGAACAAAGGATTAATGACATTTCGGTAGATATGGTGCAAAGCCCAGGTTTCATTGAAGAGTTTATCGAAGATTCTACCTCATCGCCTTTTCCGCAAATGCTTAATACGGAACGGCCAGATCGGGTGTCTGCAAACATCATGGAGGGGCGCATTGCGGTGTTGGCAGAGGGAAGCCCAACGAGTTTAATAGCGCCTTCTACCTTTTTTATGTTTTATCAATCTCCTGATGATTATAATATGCGTTGGTTTACCGGGACATTTATTCGTTTAATCAGATTGACTAGTTTCTTGATTGCTATTGGGCTGCCGGCTTTTTATATAGCCGTCGTCAGTTTCCATTTCGAAGTGATTCCTGATGATTTGATTATTCCTGTCAAAAATTCTATCAATCAAATTGCCTATCCACCGCTTGTAGAGGCTCTGGTTATGGTTATCATTATCGAGCTGATACGTGAAGCGGGGATAAGGCTGCCCTCCCCAGTTGGTCAAACGATCGGGATCGTAGGAGGTTTGGTGATCGGAGATGCTGTGGTACGAGCAGGTCTCATTTCAAACCTGATGATTATTGTCGTCGCCTTAACAGCTATTGCTTCCTTCGTAGTGCCTTCGAATGAACTGAGTACCACGCTAAGGCTGTTAACCTTTCCGCTCATTTTCCTAGCTGGGACTTTAGGGTTTGTGGGGATCATGTTTGGATTATTGTTTATCGCGATTCATTTAACAAAACTCGAATCTTTCGGAGTCCCTTACTTTGCCCCCATTGCTCCGTTGAGCTTTAAAGATTTAAAAGATACGTTTGTAAGAATCCCGCTTTATAAAATGAATAAACGTCCTAAAGGTGCTCGACCAGCCAAGCGGAAAGCAATGGAGGAATCGAGGGAGTGGAAGAAAAATGAGCAGTCAAAGTAA
- a CDS encoding GerAB/ArcD/ProY family transporter: MSSQSKPMISRRQFFFIIVQTQIGVGILSMPHELHRIAKQDGWISLLITAFSLLIVLFFLWMLAKRHPASNFFQILERVFSKWPGKFITVAYIIYFTCVSVLILLLFGRMLSLWVLPSTPFWVLSFLMVAVCLYLTASGLKMIARLYTSLSLFLFILIVLMLFCFAELEFLYILPIAQSGWGNIIKGANEGLLSYFGFIVTLVIYTYVEGKPKDKFKTVFWAHCFVTCFYLFVVIVSYTFFSTKEIALVQEPVLYMLKSFQFPIIARIDLFFLSIWVVSVATSFGTYLFMTGVGLQSVFQKKSSVPITLAAISIFILSLFFGFESERVDMLGNVVVILGYAFGILIPIFTLCISALRFKAERERGRHEV; encoded by the coding sequence ATGAGCAGTCAAAGTAAACCAATGATCTCCCGGCGGCAATTTTTTTTCATTATCGTTCAAACCCAGATTGGTGTAGGGATCTTATCGATGCCTCATGAACTTCATCGCATCGCTAAACAAGATGGTTGGATATCGCTGCTTATAACGGCTTTTTCCTTACTAATCGTGCTTTTCTTTTTGTGGATGCTTGCAAAACGTCATCCTGCTTCTAACTTTTTTCAAATTTTAGAACGCGTATTCAGCAAATGGCCTGGCAAATTCATCACAGTTGCTTATATCATCTATTTCACATGTGTCTCTGTGTTAATTTTGCTGTTATTTGGCAGGATGCTTAGTCTCTGGGTATTACCGAGTACCCCTTTTTGGGTATTATCTTTTTTAATGGTAGCAGTTTGTTTGTATTTAACAGCGAGCGGACTGAAAATGATCGCTCGTTTATATACGAGTCTCTCGCTTTTTTTATTTATTTTGATTGTTCTAATGTTGTTTTGTTTTGCTGAATTGGAGTTCCTCTACATCCTGCCCATAGCACAGTCAGGTTGGGGGAATATCATCAAAGGCGCGAACGAGGGACTGCTGTCTTATTTTGGCTTCATTGTCACGCTCGTCATTTATACGTATGTAGAAGGAAAACCGAAAGATAAATTCAAAACCGTCTTTTGGGCTCACTGCTTTGTTACTTGCTTCTACTTATTTGTTGTCATCGTTAGTTATACATTCTTTAGTACGAAGGAAATAGCACTCGTTCAAGAACCGGTTCTTTATATGTTAAAATCATTCCAGTTTCCTATTATCGCAAGAATCGATTTATTCTTTCTTTCGATTTGGGTGGTTTCGGTAGCAACATCATTTGGAACTTATCTGTTTATGACAGGGGTGGGGCTGCAATCTGTTTTTCAAAAAAAATCCAGTGTTCCGATTACGCTGGCAGCCATCAGTATCTTCATTCTTTCGTTATTCTTCGGCTTTGAAAGTGAACGAGTCGATATGTTGGGGAATGTAGTCGTTATTCTTGGGTATGCATTCGGGATTTTAATTCCAATTTTCACGTTATGTATAAGTGCTCTCAGGTTTAAAGCTGAGAGGGAAAGGGGGAGGCATGAAGTATAA
- a CDS encoding Ger(x)C family spore germination protein, with the protein MKYKILCVMLSLLVLTGCWDQRQFKNYNLALSVGFDQLEGGRIRETVSIPTIMGGPQGPREQKVQIVSSKAPTTLDAREKIDQKISASFDPSKIQVVLVGENLAKRDIYPVLDGFYRNPNSNLNAQLALVEGSAQEAISIKTPNEARVSQYLTGLLEGVVSGTYSTGENLQLISAELMEPGEDFSLPILKVEGDKQMIKYNGLALFNNRSYTGEKIKPEDAVLFILLQGQKGKRARITRKVNNDKENEPLNYVTIKVMKIKRDLKVTVQNGEVKADLSLKISARVLEYPHNQLVSLKIVKNLSERLTRVLTKDAKEIIAKTQASNSDVFSIGRRVKGYYPEVWKQLDWIKAYPQITITPKVEVDVKQHGIIN; encoded by the coding sequence ATGAAGTATAAGATATTGTGCGTAATGCTCTCTCTGTTAGTGCTGACTGGATGCTGGGACCAAAGACAATTTAAGAACTATAATCTCGCTCTATCTGTTGGCTTCGATCAACTAGAGGGAGGGAGAATTCGTGAAACAGTTTCCATTCCTACGATTATGGGTGGCCCACAAGGTCCCCGGGAACAAAAAGTGCAAATCGTTTCATCAAAGGCCCCTACGACTTTAGATGCCAGGGAAAAGATCGACCAAAAAATCTCTGCCTCCTTCGATCCTTCCAAAATACAGGTAGTTCTGGTGGGTGAGAACTTGGCGAAGCGTGATATCTATCCGGTACTGGATGGGTTTTACCGCAATCCGAATAGTAATCTAAACGCACAGTTAGCCCTTGTTGAAGGATCAGCACAAGAAGCTATTTCCATAAAAACACCAAACGAGGCCAGGGTCAGTCAATATTTAACGGGTTTACTTGAAGGAGTTGTGTCAGGCACCTATTCTACCGGTGAAAATCTCCAACTGATTAGCGCAGAGTTAATGGAGCCAGGAGAAGACTTCTCACTTCCGATATTGAAAGTAGAAGGGGATAAGCAGATGATTAAATATAATGGTTTGGCTCTTTTCAATAATCGTTCTTATACAGGGGAGAAAATTAAGCCGGAGGACGCTGTCTTGTTCATATTGCTGCAAGGGCAAAAAGGGAAGAGGGCGCGGATTACAAGGAAAGTCAATAATGACAAAGAGAATGAGCCATTAAACTATGTCACCATTAAAGTAATGAAAATAAAAAGGGATTTAAAGGTCACCGTTCAAAATGGTGAAGTGAAAGCGGATTTATCTCTGAAGATTTCAGCTCGGGTCCTGGAGTATCCGCATAATCAGCTTGTATCATTGAAGATTGTTAAAAATCTATCCGAGCGATTAACTCGTGTTTTAACAAAAGATGCGAAAGAAATCATCGCCAAAACGCAAGCCTCAAACAGTGACGTTTTTTCGATTGGAAGGCGCGTGAAAGGGTATTACCCTGAGGTATGGAAACAATTAGACTGGATTAAAGCCTATCCACAAATTACGATTACTCCAAAAGTAGAAGTGGATGTAAAACAGCATGGGATTATAAATTAA
- a CDS encoding NupC/NupG family nucleoside CNT transporter — protein MSNDRKNINYFGVGVMLLAQLITTFVMFETEVGAWLINKVSWVFNKLIEYGTVGVNFVLGGVATEDGASVFFFNVLLLIIFFATILSVLTYLKILPFIIKYLGQFLSYITRLPKIESFNAVNSIFFGQSEAIIAIKSQFKHLSDNRLYIVSASAMGSVSASIVGAYIGILPAEYVLVALPLNMFSALIVASLIAPVKVAKEDDYVDIHDVSGSKSIFEAMGNGALDGGKIALIVAAMLIAFIASLELVNALFSFLFAGFTLQEALGYIIAPIGFLMGIPASEVVDAGAIMGTKIVTNEFVAMLEFQGMVDQVSEKTVGIVTVFLTSFANFSSIGIIAGTVQGIDADKGARVSGFGMKLLIGATLGSMLSATMAGLFL, from the coding sequence ATGTCTAATGATCGTAAAAATATAAATTATTTTGGTGTCGGTGTCATGCTTTTGGCTCAGCTTATAACAACCTTTGTTATGTTCGAGACAGAAGTAGGAGCCTGGCTCATTAATAAAGTTTCCTGGGTTTTTAACAAACTCATTGAATACGGAACCGTCGGGGTGAACTTTGTACTAGGCGGGGTAGCGACAGAAGATGGAGCATCTGTCTTCTTCTTTAATGTATTACTGCTTATTATTTTCTTCGCAACTATTCTTTCTGTGCTTACTTATTTAAAGATTCTTCCATTTATAATTAAATATTTGGGTCAGTTTCTATCGTATATTACTCGCCTTCCTAAGATCGAATCGTTTAACGCTGTAAACAGTATCTTTTTTGGACAATCTGAGGCAATCATAGCGATTAAATCACAGTTTAAACATTTAAGTGATAATCGTCTTTATATTGTAAGTGCTTCGGCGATGGGATCTGTATCTGCATCGATTGTAGGGGCGTATATTGGAATTCTGCCTGCTGAGTATGTTCTTGTCGCACTTCCATTAAATATGTTCAGTGCACTAATTGTTGCTTCCTTGATTGCCCCGGTTAAAGTGGCTAAGGAAGATGACTACGTAGATATTCACGATGTATCTGGTTCGAAGAGTATTTTTGAAGCGATGGGGAATGGCGCCTTAGACGGTGGTAAAATTGCTTTGATCGTAGCAGCCATGCTGATTGCGTTTATTGCTTCACTCGAATTAGTGAACGCCTTGTTCTCCTTCTTGTTTGCAGGCTTTACCTTACAGGAAGCACTTGGATATATCATTGCTCCAATCGGTTTTCTAATGGGGATCCCTGCATCGGAAGTAGTTGATGCTGGTGCCATTATGGGAACGAAGATTGTGACAAACGAATTTGTTGCTATGCTTGAATTCCAGGGTATGGTTGATCAAGTATCAGAAAAAACAGTCGGTATTGTTACTGTATTCCTGACTAGTTTCGCTAACTTCTCCTCTATTGGAATTATTGCTGGAACGGTGCAAGGTATTGACGCCGATAAAGGTGCAAGGGTATCAGGTTTCGGTATGAAACTACTGATCGGTGCAACACTTGGTTCTATGCTTTCTGCAACAATGGCTGGTTTATTTTTATAA
- a CDS encoding aldehyde dehydrogenase family protein — MVVKQFKLYIDGQWVGTNELIDVGNKYTQNTYAQVTKASEKEVDRAISAAERAFQGEPLTPYKRYQVLKRVSELLQENKEEFAQTIVSEAGKPLKQARTEVDRATQTIEISAEEAKRIHGEGVPVESAPGSENRMAFTIKVPVGVVGAISPFNFPLNLVSHKIAPAIAAGNAVVLKPASKTPIASLMLAEMFHEAGLPKGFFNVVVGSGSTVGNQMMEDERIQLYTFTGSAEVGLKLKQNTGLNKLILELGNNSPVIVDKEADIDAAAQNTAAKSFAFAGQVCLSVQRLYVHEEVREEFQEKFIKAVKELKVGDPSDDQTDVGPMISEDEAERAEQWISEAKDAGAAVVHGGKREGALLHPTVLQDVANDMKVVCEEIFAPVVSLIPFTDIKKCIDEVNQSQYGLQGGVFTQNLDTAFYAAKHVQVGGMMINDSSQYRVDLMPYGGVKDSGSGKEGPKYSIEEMTEERLVVMNLDQ, encoded by the coding sequence ATCGTGGTGAAACAATTTAAATTATATATAGATGGTCAATGGGTAGGAACGAATGAGCTAATAGATGTAGGAAATAAATATACGCAAAACACGTATGCACAGGTAACCAAAGCTTCTGAAAAAGAGGTAGACCGGGCAATTAGTGCAGCTGAACGAGCTTTTCAAGGAGAGCCATTAACTCCTTATAAGCGTTATCAGGTGCTTAAGCGTGTGAGTGAACTGTTGCAGGAAAACAAAGAGGAGTTTGCTCAAACTATTGTGAGTGAAGCGGGAAAACCTCTTAAACAAGCCCGTACTGAAGTGGATCGTGCAACACAAACAATTGAGATTTCAGCAGAAGAAGCGAAGCGAATCCATGGCGAGGGAGTGCCAGTTGAATCCGCCCCTGGCTCTGAGAATCGCATGGCTTTTACGATCAAAGTGCCGGTAGGTGTTGTCGGTGCGATCAGCCCGTTTAACTTTCCTCTGAATCTTGTGTCCCATAAGATCGCTCCTGCTATTGCGGCGGGAAATGCTGTGGTGTTGAAGCCTGCCAGTAAAACACCTATTGCTTCATTAATGTTAGCTGAAATGTTTCATGAAGCTGGACTGCCAAAAGGGTTCTTTAATGTCGTTGTTGGCTCTGGGTCAACCGTTGGCAATCAAATGATGGAAGATGAACGCATCCAGCTTTATACGTTTACGGGAAGTGCTGAAGTCGGTCTGAAATTAAAACAAAATACTGGTCTCAATAAACTGATCCTTGAGCTCGGAAATAATTCGCCGGTTATTGTTGATAAAGAGGCAGATATTGATGCGGCTGCCCAAAACACGGCAGCTAAAAGTTTTGCTTTTGCCGGACAAGTCTGTTTATCTGTGCAGCGCCTTTATGTGCATGAGGAAGTTCGCGAGGAGTTTCAAGAGAAATTTATTAAAGCGGTCAAGGAACTGAAAGTCGGTGATCCGAGCGATGACCAAACAGACGTTGGACCGATGATTAGTGAAGATGAGGCAGAACGTGCTGAGCAGTGGATATCGGAAGCAAAGGATGCCGGAGCTGCGGTTGTTCATGGTGGGAAACGAGAGGGGGCACTTTTACACCCGACTGTGCTTCAGGACGTAGCCAATGATATGAAAGTTGTCTGTGAGGAAATCTTCGCTCCTGTTGTCAGTCTGATTCCTTTCACAGATATCAAAAAGTGTATTGATGAGGTGAATCAATCACAATATGGATTACAGGGTGGTGTTTTCACACAGAACCTTGACACTGCATTTTATGCAGCTAAACATGTCCAGGTAGGTGGCATGATGATCAATGATTCTTCCCAATATCGCGTGGATCTTATGCCATATGGCGGTGTGAAAGATAGCGGTTCTGGCAAAGAAGGTCCTAAATATTCCATTGAGGAAATGACTGAGGAACGCTTAGTTGTAATGAATTTGGATCAGTAA